A region of Leptospira bouyouniensis DNA encodes the following proteins:
- a CDS encoding restriction endonuclease subunit S, translating to MNSRWPIRNLGKYTKQTSLRNRGLHNITVYSVTNSQGFTRSEDYFSKEVFSKDLSNYKIVKKNEFAYNPSRINVGSIACLTESEEALISPLYIVFSINLQDLHPGYLLRYLKSNNGIVQIKNNTQGSVRDSLKYEGLEKILIPLPPLPEQIVIANILSKADSLIAKRRESLALLDAYLKSTFLEMFGDPVRNEKGWEVKRFSEIVAPDCPLTYGIVQPGEEFKDGVIIVRPVDLTSDIIHSLGLKRIDPKIENKYRRTRLKGGELLMCVRGTTGVVSIAGEDLKDANVTRGITPIWFTDNFNNLFALSQIKSQSMQKKIQEKTYGIALKQINLRDVRIIEFIAPPLELQNQFAAVVEKVESLKEKYQKSLGELENLYGALSQRAFRGELGLGN from the coding sequence ATGAATAGTCGTTGGCCAATTCGGAATCTTGGTAAGTATACCAAACAGACAAGCCTAAGAAATCGAGGTTTACATAATATTACAGTGTATTCCGTTACAAATTCCCAAGGATTTACTAGATCGGAAGATTATTTCAGCAAAGAAGTATTCAGTAAAGACTTATCGAATTACAAAATAGTGAAAAAGAATGAATTCGCTTACAACCCTTCGCGAATAAATGTTGGCTCAATTGCATGTTTAACTGAATCTGAAGAAGCATTAATTAGTCCACTATACATTGTCTTCAGTATTAACTTACAGGATTTGCACCCAGGTTACTTACTACGATATTTGAAAAGTAATAATGGGATAGTTCAGATTAAAAATAATACACAAGGCTCCGTTCGAGATTCTTTAAAATACGAAGGATTAGAAAAAATCCTCATCCCGCTCCCCCCTCTTCCCGAACAAATCGTCATTGCGAACATTCTGTCCAAGGCCGACTCATTGATCGCCAAAAGGAGAGAAAGTCTGGCCTTGTTAGATGCGTATTTGAAGAGCACCTTTTTGGAGATGTTTGGGGATCCGGTGCGGAATGAGAAGGGGTGGGAGGTGAAGAGGTTTTCCGAAATTGTTGCACCAGATTGTCCATTAACCTATGGAATAGTTCAACCTGGTGAAGAATTCAAAGATGGTGTCATAATTGTAAGACCCGTTGATTTAACTTCCGATATTATACACAGTCTTGGACTAAAACGTATTGATCCAAAGATTGAAAATAAATATAGAAGAACAAGACTTAAAGGTGGAGAACTATTAATGTGTGTTCGAGGCACAACGGGAGTTGTGTCGATTGCCGGTGAGGATTTGAAGGACGCAAATGTAACTCGGGGAATAACTCCAATTTGGTTTACCGATAATTTCAATAACTTGTTTGCTTTGTCTCAAATCAAATCACAATCAATGCAGAAAAAAATTCAAGAAAAGACCTATGGCATAGCTCTTAAACAGATCAATTTAAGGGATGTAAGAATAATAGAGTTTATCGCTCCCCCCCTCGAACTCCAAAACCAATTTGCGGCGGTTGTGGAGAAGGTGGAGTCCTTGAAAGAGAAATACCAGAAGAGTTTGGGGGAGTTGGAGAATTTGTATGGAGCTTTGAGCCAGAGGGCGTTTCGGGGGGAATTGGGGTTGGGGAATTAA